In Pseudonocardia sp. C8, one genomic interval encodes:
- a CDS encoding RNA polymerase-binding protein RbpA — protein MAGGNAIRGTRVGAGPMGETERGETAPRERIPFYCANGHTNNTWFAADAEVPETWDCPRCGLPGGRDPENPPAAPRTEPYKTHLAYVKERRSDADGEAILEEALGRLRASREL, from the coding sequence ATGGCGGGCGGCAACGCGATCCGCGGCACCCGTGTCGGGGCCGGTCCGATGGGCGAGACCGAGCGGGGGGAGACCGCCCCGCGCGAGCGCATCCCGTTCTACTGCGCGAACGGGCACACCAACAACACCTGGTTCGCCGCCGACGCGGAGGTCCCGGAGACCTGGGACTGCCCCCGCTGCGGGCTGCCGGGCGGCCGTGACCCCGAGAACCCGCCGGCCGCACCGCGGACCGAGCCGTACAAGACGCACCTGGCCTACGTGAAGGAGCGGCGCAGCGACGCCGACGGCGAGGCCATCCTCGAGGAGGCGCTCGGCCGCCTCCGCGCGTCGCGGGAGCTGTGA
- the secG gene encoding preprotein translocase subunit SecG, whose translation MIVTLQIILIVTSMLLIALVLLQRSKGGGLTSLFGGGVQSSLSGSAAADRNVARYTIFVGLIWFIAVVGNGLLLANA comes from the coding sequence GTGATCGTGACCCTGCAGATCATCCTCATCGTGACCAGCATGCTGCTGATCGCGCTGGTCCTGCTGCAGCGCAGCAAGGGCGGGGGTCTGACCAGTCTCTTCGGCGGCGGCGTCCAGTCGAGCCTGTCCGGCTCGGCGGCGGCGGACCGCAACGTCGCTCGGTACACCATCTTCGTCGGGCTGATCTGGTTCATCGCGGTGGTGGGCAACGGCCTGCTGCTGGCCAACGCCTGA
- the tpiA gene encoding triose-phosphate isomerase, whose amino-acid sequence MSSRLSLIAGNWKMNLNHLEAIALVQKLAFALPERYLDKVEVAVLPPFTDIRSVQTLIDGDKLRIVHGAQDLSPHDSGAYTGDVSGPMLAKLGCRYVVVGHSERREIHAEDDAQVNAKVLAALTHGITPILCVGEGLDVREAGTHVQHCTDQLRAACANVSAEQAATLVLAYEPIWAIGTGKVAGASDAQEVCAALRETLRELYGDEVAAAVRILYGGSVKSSNVGEIVAQSDVDGALVGGASLDADEFAKLSAIAAGGPLP is encoded by the coding sequence ATGAGCAGCAGGCTCTCCCTGATCGCCGGCAACTGGAAGATGAACCTCAACCACCTCGAGGCCATCGCGCTGGTGCAGAAGCTCGCCTTCGCCCTGCCGGAGCGCTACCTCGACAAGGTCGAGGTGGCCGTCCTGCCGCCGTTCACGGACATCCGCAGCGTCCAGACGCTGATCGACGGCGACAAGCTCCGGATCGTGCACGGGGCGCAGGACCTGTCCCCGCACGACTCCGGCGCCTACACCGGTGACGTGTCGGGGCCGATGCTGGCGAAGCTGGGCTGCCGCTACGTCGTCGTCGGGCACTCGGAGCGCCGGGAGATCCACGCCGAGGACGACGCGCAGGTCAACGCGAAGGTGCTCGCCGCGCTCACGCACGGGATCACCCCGATCCTGTGCGTCGGCGAGGGCCTGGACGTCCGCGAGGCCGGCACCCACGTGCAGCACTGCACCGACCAGCTCCGCGCCGCCTGCGCGAACGTGTCCGCGGAGCAGGCCGCGACGCTCGTGCTCGCCTACGAGCCGATCTGGGCGATCGGTACCGGCAAGGTGGCGGGCGCCTCGGACGCGCAGGAGGTCTGCGCCGCGCTGCGCGAGACCCTGCGCGAGCTGTACGGCGACGAGGTCGCCGCGGCGGTCCGCATCCTCTACGGCGGCTCGGTGAAGTCGTCGAACGTGGGGGAGATCGTCGCGCAGTCCGACGTGGACGGCGCGCTGGTCGGCGGGGCCAGCCTCGACGCCGACGAGTTCGCGAAGCTCTCCGCGATCGCCGCCGGCGGCCCGCTGCCGTAA
- a CDS encoding class I SAM-dependent methyltransferase — MIPGPRTLLRQARRRAGRLLDDALARHTAAQTATLRAELAALREELDARVRGEADRVLAELRAVEVRDRRDMIAAGERDAVASSARFVREHLAEAVPLPHPEATLRHALDQAPSGGMALEFGVYRGHTLRMIAEHRGDGRVYGFDTFTGLPETWRPGFRAGAFDDVGELPEIPGAELVAGLFDDTLDGFLAAHPGPVDFLHVDSDLYSSAVTVLAGAGPRLRAGSIVLFDEFLNFPGWERDEARAWWEYTEKHGVRYHYVCYTHDNEQVAVRIDDPGTPAPS, encoded by the coding sequence GTGATCCCGGGACCGCGCACCCTCCTCCGGCAGGCGCGGCGGCGGGCCGGACGCCTGCTCGACGACGCCCTCGCCCGGCACACCGCCGCCCAGACGGCCACGCTGCGGGCCGAGCTCGCGGCCCTGCGGGAGGAGCTCGACGCCCGCGTGCGCGGCGAGGCCGACCGGGTCCTGGCGGAGCTGCGGGCCGTGGAGGTCCGCGACCGCCGCGACATGATCGCGGCGGGGGAGCGGGACGCGGTCGCCTCCAGCGCCCGGTTCGTCCGCGAGCACCTCGCGGAGGCCGTCCCGCTGCCCCACCCGGAGGCCACCCTGCGGCACGCGCTGGACCAGGCGCCGTCCGGCGGGATGGCCCTCGAGTTCGGTGTCTACCGCGGGCACACGCTGCGGATGATCGCCGAGCACCGCGGCGACGGCCGGGTGTACGGCTTCGACACCTTCACCGGGCTGCCCGAGACCTGGCGGCCGGGCTTCCGGGCCGGCGCGTTCGACGACGTCGGCGAGCTGCCCGAGATCCCCGGCGCCGAGCTCGTCGCCGGCCTGTTCGACGACACCCTCGACGGCTTCCTCGCCGCCCACCCCGGCCCGGTGGACTTCCTGCACGTCGACTCGGACCTGTACTCCTCGGCCGTCACCGTGCTGGCCGGTGCCGGCCCCCGGCTGCGGGCCGGCAGCATCGTGCTGTTCGACGAGTTCCTCAACTTCCCCGGCTGGGAACGCGACGAGGCCCGTGCGTGGTGGGAGTACACCGAGAAGCACGGGGTCCGCTACCACTACGTCTGCTACACCCACGACAACGAGCAGGTGGCCGTCCGGATCGACGACCCGGGAACCCCTGCCCCCTCGTGA